A genomic window from Ignavibacteria bacterium includes:
- a CDS encoding glycosyltransferase family 9 protein, with protein MIELPVIHFDCLHFYGDRPCKPNKEHGVFCGSCSYYEKDPGINEPFPDIPQTGAHNDTEGEKKIIIVKLDAVGDVLRTTSVLPSLKEKYIDSNITWITKERSYEVLKDNDMIDEIYFTTDELDHVYNDTFDIAINLDSGSDSCEIMRRINAKQSYGYTLANGKPYPVNNAANEWYLMGINDDVKKQNTKTYHQIIHEICALNYENSEPYIYMPAEKRKRAGEISEKFSLGSFSRMILINLGGGNRWQYKKWTAEGYTELAGSLSSGHPDTAIGIIAGDEDREFYNEITAKLKQLNRSNIIFFGTENSMEDFICIVSLAQEVFTSDSLCFHIATALGKYTIVVVGPTSFTELDVFGNGRVVYSHKVDCLCCYLNKCSKTVTCMNTLSAGDISELFNVN; from the coding sequence ATGATAGAGCTTCCTGTAATACATTTCGACTGCCTGCATTTTTACGGAGACAGGCCATGCAAGCCTAACAAGGAGCATGGTGTATTCTGCGGAAGCTGTTCATATTATGAAAAGGACCCTGGGATAAATGAGCCGTTCCCGGATATCCCGCAGACCGGGGCACACAATGATACGGAAGGCGAAAAAAAGATAATTATTGTTAAGCTTGATGCCGTTGGCGATGTACTGCGGACAACTTCTGTTCTGCCAAGCCTTAAGGAAAAATATATTGATTCAAACATAACGTGGATAACCAAGGAACGCTCTTACGAGGTACTGAAGGATAATGACATGATAGATGAAATTTATTTCACTACCGATGAGCTTGACCATGTTTACAATGATACGTTCGATATTGCAATAAATCTGGATAGCGGCAGCGACAGCTGCGAAATAATGAGAAGGATCAATGCAAAGCAATCATACGGCTACACGCTTGCAAACGGCAAGCCCTACCCGGTTAACAACGCCGCGAATGAGTGGTACCTGATGGGAATAAATGATGATGTAAAAAAACAAAACACTAAAACTTACCATCAGATAATACACGAAATATGCGCGCTGAATTATGAAAATTCAGAGCCGTACATTTATATGCCCGCGGAAAAAAGAAAACGCGCAGGTGAAATTTCAGAAAAATTTTCATTGGGCAGCTTCAGCAGAATGATACTTATCAACCTGGGCGGCGGTAACCGCTGGCAGTATAAAAAATGGACCGCCGAAGGCTATACTGAGCTCGCGGGCAGTTTAAGCAGCGGCCACCCTGATACTGCCATAGGCATTATTGCCGGCGATGAGGACAGGGAGTTTTACAATGAAATCACCGCTAAATTAAAACAGCTTAACAGGAGCAATATAATATTTTTCGGAACTGAAAACTCCATGGAAGATTTTATCTGCATAGTATCACTTGCGCAGGAAGTATTTACATCTGATTCCTTATGTTTTCATATAGCAACAGCTTTAGGCAAATATACCATAGTGGTGGTTGGACCCACATCTTTTACAGAGCTTGATGTTTTCGGCAACGGCAGGGTGGTTTATTCGCACAAAGTTGATTGTCTTTGCTGCTACCTTAATAAATGTTCAAAAACCGTAACATGCATGAATACCCTTTCTGCAGGAGATATTTCAGAACTTTTCAACGTAAATTAA
- a CDS encoding glycosyltransferase family 4 protein: MKVVYLTSESYIDHSYTVVQELKKHIDLQIFLQARESTIEIDRWCKKFSAEFVPRRRFRNPLSFISEILFLLKIRKMKPDVVWFNTMTVYQVLLADILLRKFLVVMHDVDLHPESGDRHGLFSVKMTMKLALKKICAASITQAEIFNRQHGFYPPVFRLPVINYYKETGEEVPPRIPSGKVRFFFFGSVERYKGIETLLDAAELLEKKGLKFELNIYGRIKYSEELIVDRIRNLVNVSIHNEFIDYRKIHSIYSSNDVLILPYRQVTQCGPLLIGYSEGVPAICSDLPGFREYVTDGVDSMIYNNSAESLAEKMEEIIKNPEIIKKLSAGIEGNATKRFSMQALAGEYIENFKRHV, from the coding sequence TTGAAAGTAGTTTACCTCACTTCTGAAAGCTATATAGACCACAGCTATACTGTTGTACAGGAGCTAAAGAAACATATTGACCTGCAGATCTTTCTGCAGGCAAGGGAATCTACAATTGAAATTGACAGGTGGTGTAAAAAGTTCAGCGCTGAATTTGTTCCTCGCAGAAGATTCAGAAATCCGCTGAGCTTTATCAGTGAAATTTTATTTTTACTTAAGATCAGGAAAATGAAGCCGGATGTGGTATGGTTCAACACTATGACCGTTTACCAGGTGCTGCTGGCTGATATCCTGCTGAGGAAATTTTTGGTTGTAATGCATGATGTTGACCTGCACCCCGAAAGCGGCGACAGGCACGGGCTTTTTTCAGTTAAGATGACAATGAAGCTTGCCCTTAAGAAGATATGCGCGGCAAGCATAACGCAGGCTGAGATATTTAACAGGCAGCACGGTTTTTATCCGCCTGTATTCAGGCTGCCGGTTATAAATTATTACAAAGAAACCGGCGAAGAAGTACCCCCCAGAATACCATCAGGTAAGGTAAGGTTCTTTTTCTTCGGTTCAGTTGAAAGATACAAAGGCATTGAAACACTGCTTGACGCAGCGGAGCTGCTAGAAAAAAAAGGACTTAAGTTTGAGCTGAACATTTACGGAAGAATAAAATACAGCGAAGAGCTTATTGTTGACCGCATAAGGAATCTTGTTAACGTAAGCATTCATAATGAATTTATTGATTACAGGAAGATACATTCAATATACAGCAGCAATGATGTATTGATACTGCCCTACAGGCAGGTTACACAATGCGGACCGCTGCTTATTGGCTACAGCGAAGGTGTGCCGGCAATTTGCAGTGATCTTCCGGGGTTCAGAGAGTATGTAACCGATGGAGTTGACAGCATGATCTATAATAATTCAGCCGAAAGCCTTGCGGAAAAGATGGAAGAAATTATAAAAAACCCGGAAATTATCAAAAAGCTTTCCGCGGGAATTGAAGGAAATGCTACGAAAAGATTTTCGATGCAGGCACTGGCGGGTGAATACATCGAAAATTTTAAAAGGCATGTGTGA
- a CDS encoding NAD-dependent epimerase/dehydratase family protein encodes MKILVTGGAGFIGSHVVDVLMEQGHTPVIYDLEAPVYGQKCENITGDVNDTEKFKAASKGFDAIYHMAAQANVNIFFNEPVVSNLNTSNSTINVLEAARENNVGRVLLSSTEWIYGSVEGDDESQITEETIYAQNPDHLYTSSKIAAEMFCKNYKNLYGVNFTIMRYGIPFGERARAATVTPIFIDKILKGEEITIHGTGSQTRQFIYVRDLAEGNVSCLKPEGENQVFNINGREVIRVIDIVTTLEEILGIKARVKFIEDRMGNYKGRFISSEKAERMLGWKPKYSYREAMEKYVKTVVQ; translated from the coding sequence ATGAAAATACTGGTAACAGGCGGCGCGGGATTCATAGGCTCACATGTGGTTGATGTGCTGATGGAACAGGGGCATACACCAGTAATTTATGACCTTGAAGCGCCGGTTTACGGGCAAAAATGTGAAAATATTACCGGTGACGTTAACGATACTGAAAAGTTCAAAGCTGCATCAAAAGGTTTTGACGCCATATATCATATGGCTGCGCAGGCAAATGTGAATATATTCTTTAATGAACCTGTTGTTTCTAACCTGAACACATCTAACTCCACAATTAACGTGCTGGAAGCTGCGCGGGAAAATAATGTGGGACGCGTACTGCTTTCATCAACTGAGTGGATTTACGGCAGCGTGGAAGGTGATGATGAATCACAAATAACCGAAGAGACAATTTACGCTCAGAACCCGGACCATTTATACACATCTTCAAAAATTGCCGCTGAGATGTTCTGTAAAAATTATAAAAATCTTTACGGTGTTAATTTTACGATAATGCGCTACGGAATACCATTCGGTGAGCGCGCCAGAGCGGCGACAGTTACTCCAATATTTATAGATAAAATTTTAAAAGGGGAAGAAATTACAATTCACGGCACCGGAAGCCAGACACGGCAGTTCATTTATGTGCGCGATCTTGCCGAAGGCAATGTAAGCTGCTTAAAACCCGAAGGCGAGAACCAGGTATTCAATATAAACGGCAGGGAAGTTATAAGGGTAATTGATATTGTAACAACGCTTGAAGAAATACTTGGAATAAAAGCTAGGGTAAAGTTCATAGAAGACAGAATGGGTAATTATAAAGGCAGGTTTATTTCAAGCGAAAAAGCTGAGCGAATGCTCGGCTGGAAGCCGAAGTATTCATACCGCGAAGCTATGGAAAAGTATGTGAAGACGGTTGTGCAATGA